The Girardinichthys multiradiatus isolate DD_20200921_A chromosome 7, DD_fGirMul_XY1, whole genome shotgun sequence region ACACTACACATTTGCTGTGCACATATGCACATGTTGGTGTAGAGATATGTTGGTGTAGAGATACATAAAGCTAAGTAATTATGCAAGTATATGTGTATCAGTTCTGGCAATGCTGGTTTTGACTCCATCTTCAATCtttaaatttttcaaaaatgtttatgcATTTATGAAGAGCATCTCCTACTTAAGTGAATTcagacttttaaaataaaagtaacaaaGCAAAGTTGTTTCAAGAATCAGATGCAAAGAACAGGGTGTCCTTTCAAACCTGCTGAAATCTGCGATGCAGAGCTGCATGCTGGGAGCGTTGTATTCTCACTGCAACAGAATTAGTTCCCAGCTGGTCCTCAGTTCTTTGTGCCTGTTTTGAAAGGGCATCTAAACGACGGTGGAGGCTTTCGGCCTGCAGTTTGATGTCGCGTGTTATGCTGCTTTCTTTCTTCATCACGCTGAACCGACGCATGGTTGCCACCAgggtcttctgctgctgacaGAACTTCAGAACCTATATTATTAGATGTAACATTTTAGTATGAGCCACAACTATAACTTGAAGAAAATGGAGGGTTCTTCTAAAATCTCTCAACAGTCTTCCATGTTAAATATGAGACTGCACAATATGTAAGCTTatccaaaaaaaagacaatcaaATTCCTGAGAAAAGTATGCATACCTCTTGGACTTTTTCACCTTTTATTACAGTTTGTGGTTATGTTACagtcacaaacttcaatttacttattaaaacttttatgtgagagaccaaGACAAAGTAGCACACAATTTGGCATAACATTTGAACAGTTTagtacatttgtattcactccctatactctgatacccctaaataaaatgcattgcaaCCAGCTGCCTTCAGAATAAAATAGACTGGTatatggactgaacttatatagcgcctttccagtcatacggaccactcaaagcactttacactagagccacattcacccaattgcactcactaacacattcatacaccaatacgcagatcggtaggcaacttgaggttgagtgccttgcccaggggcacatcaacatatggcaggaggaagctggaatcaaacctgcaaccttctgattgcaaaacgactactcttcctactgagccacagtcacttgtaaatttaaatgtgtgtaGTTTTACcagagtataaatacagctgctctgtaaaggcctcagaggtttataaaaaaacattagttaATAATTATCATCATTCTAAAGATCACAGCGGGACAGGTCAGCTGAGGCGAACAATAAAGTAAGTTTAGGCTATGAAACGATATTTCAAGCTTTGGATATCTAAAAGGGCAATATTCAATcagttatttacaaaatgaaaaataatgggACAACTGGAAGCACTTTTTGGGGTTTACCACAAGCTATGTAGGGAAAACATTAAATCTGTGGATAAAGATACATTTGTATGATGAGATctaaattgaacattttggcACACCACCGTCAGAGCAAAGAAAACCAAAgtagagactgcaaaagacttgagcctggatgaaggttcaccttccaacaggacaaagaCATTCAGCTCAGAGCCAGAGCTAAATGGtatggaatggtttggatcaatgCATATATTCATGTAGCACAATGGCCCAAtggtcaaagttcagacctaaatttaaTTGAGAATCTCTGGCAATACTTAAAAATTGATGCttacagatgctcttcatcccATCAGACTAAGCTTGAGTTATAAAGACATAAACCCcatcacaaaaaaatattttggaattTGTTGCaacatcacaaaatgtgaaatagtttACGAGGTTTAAATACTTGTGTATGGCACTGTAATTTTTCTACATTACCTCTGTTTCAAGTGTTGAGATGTCATCTTTGATTTGCTGAGCTTCAGAGAGAAAATTCTGGATGATCGGCTCCTCCTCAAACACCACAGCCTGCTGTGTAATGCCCCCAACTTCCACAGACTCATCATCATCACCCTCCACCGAGAAAGTTGTAATAGAGCCGGCTGTTGCCTCAGACAACTTCTGAGCCCTCTGTTGCAGCTCTTCCAATCTATCTCTCATTGTGGAAAGTTCCTCTCTTCAAAACTCAAAATTGTTGAATGCACTGATATCTGCAGTGGTGATAAGATGAttctaaaaagaaagaacaacttGAGATGTTCATCAGGACAAGTCAATGACCGGCAATTTgaagaaagaaactgaaaagaaCCGCTGATATGAAAATTCGGTTTTGCTGCTTTAAAGATACAGATCCAGGCTACACCAACATTTCTGTTTCCCTTGTTTCTCTCAACCAGCTTTGTAATGATTCGGCTTGATGGTTGTGTAATGTTtctaaaacccaaacaaaaaggGTGAAAGAAATGAGATTTTACTTACAACTTGGAAAAGTATTGGAGTAGAATGGATCAAGCAGTATGTAAAACACTGCAATACATGGAGCAAAGCTTACTGATTGTTGTGATTAATATTGAAGCAGAGTGGCAGATCATCAACAACATTAAAAGCTTTATTAAGCAGGGACTAAACATTTAGCTCCTTCACAAGTTTTATATCTTTGctattttgatcattttgtaCCAAATTATGTTGGGAATGAAAGAACCTATTTGGCATCGGATGTTTTTAAATGGACCATTCCTCAATTCATACCCATTTTGGGGATGTTGCGCACTCACTTTGATGATCAAtgacttaaaataattttctttattgtaCTCATACACCTCTGTTTATGGAAACATTGTTTTGTGATTCCAATAAATTGTATCTAACTGCTGGAAGTCAGAGTTACTTTGGTTTGACGAGAGGTCTAGTGGTCTTTTTACACTGTGCTATTTTAGCAATCTTGTAAGACTATTCCATGACACACTATGAGACGTGGATCTAATAAATGTTGATATGATGTCAAGTTTGCATATTGTATAATAACCGGTTAATTTTAAATTGGTTACAGCATAAAGCAATAAGCAACGTCATCAGCGCATACTGCATCAGGATACACCATCCATCTGTGCAGCCAGAGACAActacaacaaacaaaatgaagaaaaggaggaggagaatATGGACGCGGTCGTGGCTTGGAAGAGTTAAAGGTACGTAATATTACCCATTTATAAGCAGTTAACATCAATAATTTCATAACGGATACTACTTTGATTTCCCAATTGATAtatctgattaaataaaaaataaataaatgaaaaaagttaGACACAAACGCACACGTGTAACAAGTGATCAACTGACCATTGCATCATTTCTGCTGCATTTCTATTGACTGATTAGTAGATGTGGGTCATAGCAGCTGTCACACTGGGAAATAGTCATTCTAAATATCTGACACTCACACATGTTTATTGCAGATTAGCTTTGGTCGCAAGACACTAACAACGGCCATCCTTGTACCCGTTTCACAGATTTAGAACCATGACCAAAGATTTGTCTACGATTTTAGACGTCTTTCGTGTGCAACGACCCAAAATCGCACAGTGTATACCAGtcataaatcattatttttcctTGGAGTTAACTTACACAAATGGGGTTCAGAACATTAATCAATGGGAAAGGGGTGTGGgtttgagaaaatgtttatctcaataatttattaaaataataccaAGTTGACACAATTAGTTAAGCACGTGGAtacaaaatggtttgtttattggtgaaacataaaagtaagtTGGGACAAAATGGAAATATGTGGACATTAAACGGCGAAGCGGCAAAAAGATCCAGACCCAAATCAAAtcctaattttaaatatttgattctgaaaaacaagtaaaaacattagaTCAAAATTATATGATGGATAATAAAATTGAATACTCATAAAAGTATACATCTGTAATGTGCATAAATGTCTATTTCAGGTATCAGGCCACATGAAAACATACTTTAACTAATGTAATTTCCCACAAAAATAAGGTATTTTTAGCTATATAAAAACAGCatgatgaggggaaaaaaggctAAGTTTATCTGCTTGTTTATCTGCACCATCAGCCAGACTGACTGGAGTAGATTTACCCATGAGAACTGAGTCATTTGGCTTTATCAGCAAACCCAGCCAAAACAAGGGAGGAACTTTACTTCAGTTTTCCTGCTAAGAGAAAAAGTGTCTTTGATATGCAGTACATATCATGTACATATtactttacattaaaaaaattaaccaaacccaaaaaaatatgattatgattaaaatatgaaatatgatgAAAAATGTGATAATATGATTATTCTGGCAATGCTAAAGCAGGATACGGTACAGAAAGAACGTATATGACACACAATCTAATTTGACAGTGACTTACACTCAGCAACCATTTTTCATGCATTAAAACAGCATGCCAAATATTCTGAACTGTCTTAGTACCATACAGATTTGTACCTTAGAGGTTGAGGCATAATCTTTGGCGAGCATGTGATTGTATTGTGGGAAGAGAGTGTTTTGGTGTTAGGAAATGAAGCATTGCTAATCACAGACTAACCCATTTCTCTGTAAATTCTAAACGTACATGTATATTCTTAAAGTACAACATTGTGTGTATGTGCTTCATTAAACGTAAAAGTCTTATACCTCAAAAATAAGTATCCgctgagctgaagtccaaaTTGTGCCCTCTATTTTCCTCCCTACCTGTTTGACACAGAAGAGCTGATTAAAAAATTGCTGGAAGGATTTAGGTGCACATTCTCCAGTGTTTAgcctaaaaatctgaaagaaagTGGGACATGGTTCAAGGAGTTTagcttctgtctctctctctttctctctatctctctgttcaataaaaaaaaaagcaaatagtATTTTCCTACCATACATCTGCTCCTTTGTCTGCATTTTTGAAGGGAAGcctttgttgacattctcttatTTCCATGCTGGTACAAATGGAGGAGTGTCCAAATGTACTTTTTTATGTGTTCATAGCCCTTATAgttcaacaaataaaattattgtttGAGAGCTCCAGATATTCCTAAGCAAGCTGTTAAGCTTCCGTTACAAATTTCCTCTTTAACCGGATGCTCCTAGTCAAAAATCCCAAAGAATACAGAGAAACAAGTACAGAAACATGAAATATCTCTGCATAGTTAACCTACAATTTGTATACATATATTTCTAAGAAAACTGTTCAATTAGGGTTAAAATTCAATAATATAAGTTTTAAGGGTGAAATGTTTACTTTACCTTAGTGTTCCATCAGAGGTTGTGTGGTAAGGAATCCTATTTAGACCTTTTAATGTAATCAGAGATCATCACTCCTTGATCTCCTGTAAATGTAAGCACAGTTGATGCTTATCAGTTGTGAGTAAAAGATTTCAATACTTGACAACAGTTATACCACAAGCTGTTTGACAGGAAACTTGTACTCCAAACTCCAAGAGTTTAGAGGAAGCCAGTTTCAAGCACCACCCCTTCtctagaaaaaaacaacaacatgcaGACAGCCAATAAACAAGCAGCAATCTAAAGGCCTGTTTGCTTACACAAAGAAATGAGAGGTGACGCGATTAAGTAAATGAGGAGGCATGGATTGCATGGTGAGCACAGTGAATCTATAAACCCTACCCTCAGGCTAATTCTTAGAGAGAAAAATAGAGCACATCAAATAGTAGTGTATAGTGTACACAGCTAATGCCAAACAATAGGAACTGCAGTTAGAGTGTCAACCTTAGCATTAGGTTTCTGATCTGCTGAGGGAATTTTATGTCAAGTTTCTGAATACCATGCTTAAAACCCTCTTGATCTAAGGGTATTAGACCCCAATATATCTGCTGAGCATTTTTGACAAATTTCTACTGACAAGCCCCACATATccaagaatgctttcaaaacagGGAGGGAGATTTTCACTTATACCAATGCAATAAAGTGGCTTGTTATTTCCTGCTCCAAGAGAGGTTTTGGTTAAGGTTTATTAGAAAAACAGAGCACATACAAAAAGATATCTCCAGCAATTGTACTAGAAACAATAACAGTAGGTTTTAAACAATTTTcaatgaaaatgagaaaaaaaaaatactgcaaaAACTTGCAATCATTTTGATTCTAGGATTTGTAGTGGTTCTCAAACAACCAAAATATCTGTACCGGCTGATACTGCAGtggtaatttaatttaatttcttgtTTCTTGAAAACGTTTTACCTCTTTTCCAAATGGGTTCATCTGGAAGGTAGATGTTTGGATCATCAAATGACAATAGCCCAAACACTGAACCAAATGCAGGGTAAAGCTAGAAATGTATGTGACTTTAAAGGCTCCATTGGTAAT contains the following coding sequences:
- the stx19 gene encoding syntaxin-19 yields the protein MRDRLEELQQRAQKLSEATAGSITTFSVEGDDDESVEVGGITQQAVVFEEEPIIQNFLSEAQQIKDDISTLETEVLKFCQQQKTLVATMRRFSVMKKESSITRDIKLQAESLHRRLDALSKQAQRTEDQLGTNSVAVRIQRSQHAALHRRFQQVMRQYNEGLLTKQERCKDFIMRQLEVLEKNVTEEEVNEMVATGNWEVFNENLLNDVRITRSQLSEIEQRHRELLSLENNMKELRDLFMDIFMLVEEQGADINHIQTNVERTQDYVAASNEKFKAAGRYKKKNPIRQLCCCCCPPWRCCL